In the Prevotella sp. E2-28 genome, one interval contains:
- a CDS encoding PPC domain-containing DNA-binding protein: MEYRKIGDNYYIRMDRGDEIISNLLAICEKESIPSAVFSGIGGCQSAELQVFIPETGSFETEQLEGMLELVSLNGNVVRDTDGQLFHHTHALFSFKKDNQHGMAGGHLKATTVLYTAEIELRPTVGGAIGRKFDPETGTGFWEFKD, from the coding sequence ATGGAATACAGAAAGATAGGCGATAACTACTATATCCGTATGGATCGGGGGGACGAGATTATCAGCAACCTCCTCGCAATTTGCGAAAAAGAATCCATACCATCAGCCGTTTTCTCTGGAATCGGCGGCTGTCAGAGTGCAGAACTACAGGTTTTCATTCCTGAAACTGGTAGTTTTGAGACTGAACAGTTGGAAGGAATGTTGGAACTGGTATCTCTCAACGGCAATGTCGTAAGAGACACTGACGGTCAGCTCTTCCACCATACTCATGCCTTGTTCTCATTCAAGAAGGATAATCAGCATGGAATGGCAGGAGGACACCTCAAAGCTACAACCGTTCTATATACTGCTGAGATTGAATTGCGTCCTACTGTTGGCGGTGCTATCGGAAGGAAATTTGATCCTGAGACAGGTACTGGATTCTGGGAATTTAAGGATTAG
- a CDS encoding alpha/beta hydrolase → MKRLALFCIFFLPLLAWAQKQYFLPTATPSDEEKDKPMIEVYLPQEPNGCAVVLCPGGAMRWLSWESDVVKMASFLNEHGIAAIGLRYHLNKGQMPQGMKMPPMVDVTHPEVFPQADANPMHNASGDSIIQLAAQDAKAAIRMVREHADEWHISKDKIGFLGFSAGGGVAIAATMSADSMERPKFLCTNFGPSLMPVTVPQDGPPLLIMTRADHPNVAAGLVALFMEWKKAGANAELHMYGDGKGPYELMPQTGETTTETWSSQMIHWLKAKGFINKN, encoded by the coding sequence ATGAAAAGACTCGCTTTATTCTGTATTTTTTTCCTGCCTTTGCTCGCATGGGCGCAAAAGCAGTATTTCCTGCCAACGGCTACCCCCTCTGACGAGGAAAAGGACAAGCCGATGATTGAGGTCTATCTTCCTCAAGAACCTAATGGTTGTGCCGTCGTGCTCTGTCCTGGCGGTGCCATGAGGTGGCTGTCGTGGGAGAGCGACGTGGTGAAGATGGCCTCGTTCCTAAATGAACACGGCATTGCCGCCATCGGACTGCGCTACCATCTCAATAAAGGACAGATGCCACAGGGTATGAAGATGCCGCCAATGGTAGACGTGACACACCCAGAGGTATTCCCGCAGGCCGATGCCAATCCAATGCATAATGCCAGCGGTGACTCCATCATCCAGCTCGCAGCACAGGATGCCAAGGCGGCCATCCGCATGGTGAGGGAACATGCCGACGAATGGCACATCAGCAAAGATAAAATCGGATTCCTTGGCTTCTCGGCAGGTGGCGGTGTGGCTATCGCTGCCACGATGTCTGCCGACAGCATGGAGCGTCCCAAATTCCTCTGCACCAACTTCGGTCCCTCGCTGATGCCAGTTACTGTGCCGCAGGATGGCCCTCCCCTGCTCATCATGACGCGGGCCGACCATCCCAATGTTGCTGCCGGTCTCGTGGCTCTCTTTATGGAGTGGAAGAAGGCCGGAGCCAATGCCGAGCTGCACATGTATGGCGACGGGAAAGGCCCCTACGAGCTGATGCCCCAGACGGGCGAGACAACGACTGAAACCTGGAGCAGCCAGATGATTCACTGGCTGAAGGCTAAGGGATTCATCAACAAGAACTGA